In Vigna angularis cultivar LongXiaoDou No.4 chromosome 8, ASM1680809v1, whole genome shotgun sequence, one DNA window encodes the following:
- the XTHA gene encoding xyloglucan endotransglucosylase/hydrolase protein A precursor (The RefSeq protein has 1 substitution compared to this genomic sequence), translating to MGSSLWTCLILLSLASASFAANPRTPIDVPFGRNYVPTWAFDHIKYLNGGSEIQLHLDKYTGTGFQSKGSYLFGHFSMYIKLVPGDSAGTVTAFYLSSTNAEHDEIDFEFLGNRTGQPYILQTNVFTGGKGDREQRIYLWFDPTTQYHRYSVLWNMYQIVFYVDDYPIRVFKNSNDLGVKFPFNQPMKIYNSLWNADDWATRGGLEKTDWSKAPFIASYKGFHIDGCEASVNAKFCDTQGKRWWDQPEFRDLDAAQWQKLAWVRNKYTIYNYCTDRKRYSQVPPECTRDRDI from the exons atgggTTCTTCTTTGTGGACTTGTCTGATTCTGTTATCACTGGCTTCTGCTTCTTTCGCTGCCAACCCAAGAACTCCAATTGATGTACCATTTGGCAGAAACTATGTGCCTACTTGGGCCTTTGATCATATCAAATATCTCAATGGAGGTTCTGAGATTCAGCTTCATCTCGATAAGTACACTG GTACTGGATTCCAGTCCAAAGGGTCATACTTGTTTGGTCACTTCAGCATGTACATAAAATTGGTTCCTGGTGATTCAGCTGGCACAGTCACTGCTTTctat TTATCGTCCACAAACGCAGAACATGATGAAATAGACTTCGAGTTCTTGGGAAACAGAACTGGGCAACCATACATTGTACAAACAAATGTGTTCACCGGAGGCAAAGGTGACAGAGAGCAGAGAATCTACCTCTGGTTTGACCCTACGACTCAATACCACAGATATTCAGTGCTATGGAACATGTACCAGATTGT ATTCTATGTGGATGACTACCCAATAAGGGTGTTCAAGAACAGCAATGACTTGGGAGTGAAGTTCCCCTTCAATCAACCAATGAAAATATACAACAGTTTGTGGAATGCAGATGACTGGGCTACAAGGGGTGGTTTGGAGAAAACAGATTGGTCCAAAGCCCCCTTCATAGCCTCTTACAAGGGCTTCCACATTGATGGGTGTGAGGCCTCAGTGAATGCCAAGTTCTGTGACACACAAGGCAAGAGGTGGTGGGATCAACCAGAGTTTCGTGACCTTGATGCTGCTCAGTGGCAAAAACTGGCTTGGGTACGCAACAAATACACCATCTACAACTACTGCACTGATCGCAAACGCTACTCTCAAGTCCCTCCAGAGTGCACCAGAGACCGTGacatttaa